In a single window of the Danio rerio strain Tuebingen ecotype United States chromosome 20, GRCz12tu, whole genome shotgun sequence genome:
- the clmnb gene encoding uncharacterized protein isoform X1, which yields MTSRLSERNGQVGKEKKCKQRAQDERHAVQERTFTKWINMHLKSCEPPLQVHHLFTDIQDGKVLMALLEELSGCNLLDKFRPFPHRIFRLNNISKVLNFLKDRNISLVNIEADDIADGSPSAVLRLIWNIIVYYQIKQVTRSLEKSPSTFSLLSLPCDSDSSGRSSPASPGDDIFGTLPSKGKKSLKNLKYRGTAIKTLLSWAQNCTAKYGVEIRDFGKSWRSGLAFVALVKFFCPEFVHMRKALSSEPRLNMETAFRAAQEWLGIPPLLNPDDVAVHSPDEQSIITYIAQFLECCPGHDEDAMSTDSSREALRDLYNLSETSEEEQTYHTGDQESLSVCQENIRDLAARSESLLNVKKTSTGGQCCDSIAWRKRWIGSLEDDGNCSEVSKEAVYSLSVLDSDEEDAFSYILELDHKDSGLESNIDFGLNTVMDSQAVEFDLNVASIFETQESEIKYCCCEAQRNLKATDVSVRSGGGKCTNKITLDQVRPTKSNILTENNCDEKTLPASDTLLMNQNSIEKIENNFKLYTDERPDLNCSLKMKESDSADAFTHSNGTDDAFVHLDNCVDEDKLREELFLCPVKENLLDNDQYEQNNVLDRSVLDGITEEPAVSHAKRKEGLDQASYEVQELHMLLFLWMIAYCVLMYPHLDIFSLLSPN from the exons ATGACATCAAGACTAAGTGAGAGAAATGGACAAGTTGGTAAAGAGAAGAAGTGCAAACAAAGAGCCCAAG ATGAGAGACATGCAGTCCAAGAGAGAACTTTTACCAAGTGGATAAACATGCATTTGAAGAGT TGTGAGCCACCATTACAAGTCCACCACTTATTTACTGATATTCAAGATGGAAAGGTTCTCATGGCCCTTCTCGAAGAACTGTCAGGCTGTAATTTG cTTGATAAATTCAGGCCATTTCCACATCGGATCTTCAGACTAAACAATATTTCTAAAGTCTTGAACTTCCTTAAGGACAGAAAT ATAAGTCTTGTAAATATTGAGGCTGATGATATTGCCGATGGCAGCCCTTCAGCTGTTCTCAGGCTAATCTGGAACATCATTGTTTACTATCAG ATTAAACAGGTCACAAGAAGCCTTGAGAAGTCCCCCTCCACCTTCAGCCTGCTGTCATTACCATGTGACAGTGATTCTTCAGGTCGTAGTTCTCCAGCATCACCCGGAGATGACATTTTTGGCACTTTACCCTCAAAAGGcaaaaagtcattaaaaaatCTCAAGTACCGTGGGACAGCTATAAAGACTCTCCTGAGCTGGGCTCAAAACTGCACGGCAAA ATATGGAGTAGAAATTCGTGATTTCGGTAAAAGCTGGAGAAGCGGATTAGCATTTGTGGCTCTTGTGAAATTCTTCTGTCCTGAATTTGTGCACATGAGGAAAGCCTTGTCCTCTGAGCCCCGACTAAATATGGAGACAGCCTTCAGAGCAGCGCAGGAGTGGCTGGGGATCCCTCCGCTGCTGAATCCAgatg ATGTGGCAGTCCATTCACCAGATGAGCAGTCCATCATCACCTATATCGCCCAGTTTCTTGAATGTTGTCCAGGCCATGATGAG GATGCCATGTCAACAGATTCCTCTCGAG AGGCTTTGAGAGACCTTTATAACCTTTCTGAGACCAGTGAAGAAGAACAAACCTACCATACTGGAGATCAAGAGTCACTTTCAGTCTGTCAAGAAAACATTAGGGATTTAGCAGCCCGTTCTGAATCTTTACTCAATGTGAAGAAAACTTCCACTGGGGGGCAGTGTTGTGATTCTATAGCATGGAGGAAAAGATGGATAGGAAGCCTGGAGGATGATGGGAACTGTTCTGAGGTTTCAAAGGAGGCTGTTTATTCTCTGTCAGTGCTGGATTCAGATGAGGAGGACGCATTTAGCTACATCTTAGAGCTGGACCATAAAGATTCTGGGCTGGAGTCAAATATTGACTTTGGATTAAATACAGTTATGGATTCACAAGCAGTGGAGTTTGATTTAAATGTTGCCAGCATTTTTGAAACTCAAGAAAGTGAAATAAAGTATTGTTGTTGTGAAGCACAGAGGAATCTGAAGGCCACTGATGTATCAGTGAGGTCAGGTGGTGGTAAATGTACAAACAAAATCACTCTGGATCAAGTCAGACCTACTAAGAGTAatattttgactgaaaataactgTGACGAAAAGACTTTGCCTGCTTCTGACACTTTGCTGATGAATCAAAATAGTATTGAGAAGATAGAAAATAACTTCAAGTTATACACTGATGAACGCCCAGACTTGAATTGTTCGTTAAAAATGAAGGAGAGTGATTCTGCAGATGCATTTACTCACAGCAATGGTACTGATGATGCATTTGTCCATCTGGATAATTGTGTAGATGAAGACAAACTCAGAGAGGAACTTTTCCTTTGTCCAGTGAAGGAAAATCTGTTGGATAATGACCAGTATGAGCAAAACAATGTTTTGGATCGAAGCGTTTTGGATGGAATAACAGAAGAACCTGCGGTTTCACATGCAAAGAG GAAGGAGGGTCTTGACCAAGCTAGTTATGAGGTGCAAGAGCTACACATGCTTCTGTTTCTCTGGATGATTGCCTACTGTGTCCTTATGTATCCTCATCTGGATATCTTCAGTCTACTAAGCCCAAACTGA
- the clmnb gene encoding uncharacterized protein LOC445211 (The RefSeq protein has 1 substitution compared to this genomic sequence) — translation MTSRLSERNGQVGKEKKCKQRAQDERHAVQERTFTKWINMQLKSCEPPLQVHHLFTDIQDGKVLMALLEELSGCNLLDKFRPFPHRIFRLNNISKVLNFLKDRNISLVNIEADDIADGSPSAVLRLIWNIIVYYQIKQVTRSLEKSPSTFSLLSLPCDSDSSGRSSPASPGDDIFGTLPSKGKKSLKNLKYRGTAIKTLLSWAQNCTAKYGVEIRDFGKSWRSGLAFVALVKFFCPEFVHMRKALSSEPRLNMETAFRAAQEWLGIPPLLNPDDVAVHSPDEQSIITYIAQFLECCPGHDEDAMSTDSSRGTPNSTERWDRVSTDSDSCVFPSNVSTEALRDLYNLSETSEEEQTYHTGDQESLSVCQENIRDLAARSESLLNVKKTSTGGQCCDSIAWRKRWIGSLEDDGNCSEVSKEAVYSLSVLDSDEEDAFSYILELDHKDSGLESNIDFGLNTVMDSQAVEFDLNVASIFETQESEIKYCCCEAQRNLKATDVSVRSGGGKCTNKITLDQVRPTKSNILTENNCDEKTLPASDTLLMNQNSIEKIENNFKLYTDERPDLNCSLKMKESDSADAFTHSNGTDDAFVHLDNCVDEDKLREELFLCPVKENLLDNDQYEQNNVLDRSVLDGITEEPAVSHAKRKEGLDQASYEVQELHMLLFLWMIAYCVLMYPHLDIFSLLSPN, via the exons ATGACATCAAGACTAAGTGAGAGAAATGGACAAGTTGGTAAAGAGAAGAAGTGCAAACAAAGAGCCCAAG ATGAGAGACATGCAGTCCAAGAGAGAACTTTTACCAAGTGGATAAACATGCATTTGAAGAGT TGTGAGCCACCATTACAAGTCCACCACTTATTTACTGATATTCAAGATGGAAAGGTTCTCATGGCCCTTCTCGAAGAACTGTCAGGCTGTAATTTG cTTGATAAATTCAGGCCATTTCCACATCGGATCTTCAGACTAAACAATATTTCTAAAGTCTTGAACTTCCTTAAGGACAGAAAT ATAAGTCTTGTAAATATTGAGGCTGATGATATTGCCGATGGCAGCCCTTCAGCTGTTCTCAGGCTAATCTGGAACATCATTGTTTACTATCAG ATTAAACAGGTCACAAGAAGCCTTGAGAAGTCCCCCTCCACCTTCAGCCTGCTGTCATTACCATGTGACAGTGATTCTTCAGGTCGTAGTTCTCCAGCATCACCCGGAGATGACATTTTTGGCACTTTACCCTCAAAAGGcaaaaagtcattaaaaaatCTCAAGTACCGTGGGACAGCTATAAAGACTCTCCTGAGCTGGGCTCAAAACTGCACGGCAAA ATATGGAGTAGAAATTCGTGATTTCGGTAAAAGCTGGAGAAGCGGATTAGCATTTGTGGCTCTTGTGAAATTCTTCTGTCCTGAATTTGTGCACATGAGGAAAGCCTTGTCCTCTGAGCCCCGACTAAATATGGAGACAGCCTTCAGAGCAGCGCAGGAGTGGCTGGGGATCCCTCCGCTGCTGAATCCAgatg ATGTGGCAGTCCATTCACCAGATGAGCAGTCCATCATCACCTATATCGCCCAGTTTCTTGAATGTTGTCCAGGCCATGATGAG GATGCCATGTCAACAGATTCCTCTCGAGGTACGCCAAACTCCACTGAAAGATGGGACAGGGTGTCGACTGATTCTGACAGCTGTGTTTTCCCATCTAATGTCTCCACAGAGGCTTTGAGAGACCTTTATAACCTTTCTGAGACCAGTGAAGAAGAACAAACCTACCATACTGGAGATCAAGAGTCACTTTCAGTCTGTCAAGAAAACATTAGGGATTTAGCAGCCCGTTCTGAATCTTTACTCAATGTGAAGAAAACTTCCACTGGGGGGCAGTGTTGTGATTCTATAGCATGGAGGAAAAGATGGATAGGAAGCCTGGAGGATGATGGGAACTGTTCTGAGGTTTCAAAGGAGGCTGTTTATTCTCTGTCAGTGCTGGATTCAGATGAGGAGGACGCATTTAGCTACATCTTAGAGCTGGACCATAAAGATTCTGGGCTGGAGTCAAATATTGACTTTGGATTAAATACAGTTATGGATTCACAAGCAGTGGAGTTTGATTTAAATGTTGCCAGCATTTTTGAAACTCAAGAAAGTGAAATAAAGTATTGTTGTTGTGAAGCACAGAGGAATCTGAAGGCCACTGATGTATCAGTGAGGTCAGGTGGTGGTAAATGTACAAACAAAATCACTCTGGATCAAGTCAGACCTACTAAGAGTAatattttgactgaaaataactgTGACGAAAAGACTTTGCCTGCTTCTGACACTTTGCTGATGAATCAAAATAGTATTGAGAAGATAGAAAATAACTTCAAGTTATACACTGATGAACGCCCAGACTTGAATTGTTCGTTAAAAATGAAGGAGAGTGATTCTGCAGATGCATTTACTCACAGCAATGGTACTGATGATGCATTTGTCCATCTGGATAATTGTGTAGATGAAGACAAACTCAGAGAGGAACTTTTCCTTTGTCCAGTGAAGGAAAATCTGTTGGATAATGACCAGTATGAGCAAAACAATGTTTTGGATCGAAGCGTTTTGGATGGAATAACAGAAGAACCTGCGGTTTCACATGCAAAGAG GAAGGAGGGTCTTGACCAAGCTAGTTATGAGGTGCAAGAGCTACACATGCTTCTGTTTCTCTGGATGATTGCCTACTGTGTCCTTATGTATCCTCATCTGGATATCTTCAGTCTACTAAGCCCAAACTGA